The proteins below are encoded in one region of Acetoanaerobium noterae:
- a CDS encoding sigma 54-interacting transcriptional regulator, with amino-acid sequence MMKKYIRLSIETEDKIGVTLKILGKIYSRHISLNSVEVFSKRVNIQIEDIKSQEIQDITNDLMQLEDVISIKEIKLLEFEKSSKRLEAIIDSVDEGVIALNPKLEIEFFNDYSEKIFDYDKTELLGKNIKSFLGKSTNLIGFLEQGKNYDNIETFIQNERVEGRYLASGRAIRDDDGYSAGAVLTIKDYKKAKELADIVISSEDDQFKDIIGNSNAIYNLKKIAKAVAKSDSTILIRGESGTGKELFARAIKNLSQRENQRFITINCAAIPDSLIESELFGYEKGSFTGALNSGKLGLFKEADKGTLFLDEIGELSLATQAKLLRVLQEGVVRRIGSSKEEKVDVRIICATHRNLEEMIEKGMFREDLYYRLNVIPLEIPPLRDRKEDIPLLVSYFVQKMNKKLNKSVGSTSMVFLERLMSYEYTGNIRELENIMERAMNLCEGAILSEEHLMLNPAKEKDNEKAFEIKRSEVSLKKQLEDIERQILLSNMETDMSIRKTAKKLGLSHTALINKLKKYNLKM; translated from the coding sequence ATGATGAAAAAATATATTAGATTAAGTATAGAAACTGAAGATAAGATAGGAGTAACTCTAAAAATTCTAGGTAAAATTTATTCTAGACATATCAGCCTAAATTCAGTTGAGGTGTTTTCTAAAAGAGTAAATATCCAGATTGAGGATATTAAAAGCCAGGAAATTCAAGATATTACAAATGATTTGATGCAATTAGAGGACGTTATTTCTATTAAAGAAATTAAGCTTTTAGAATTTGAAAAAAGCTCAAAACGTCTTGAGGCCATTATAGATTCTGTAGATGAAGGAGTAATAGCTCTAAATCCAAAGCTAGAAATTGAATTTTTCAATGACTATTCAGAGAAAATATTTGATTATGATAAAACAGAGCTACTAGGGAAAAATATAAAAAGCTTTCTAGGAAAGAGTACAAATTTAATAGGTTTCTTGGAACAAGGGAAAAATTATGATAATATAGAAACTTTCATCCAAAATGAGAGAGTAGAAGGCAGATATTTGGCTAGCGGAAGAGCGATAAGGGATGATGATGGATATTCTGCTGGAGCAGTTCTAACTATTAAAGACTATAAAAAAGCAAAAGAGCTGGCAGATATAGTGATAAGCTCTGAAGATGATCAATTTAAAGATATAATAGGAAATAGCAATGCTATATACAACCTTAAAAAAATAGCTAAAGCTGTTGCGAAAAGTGATTCGACTATTCTTATAAGAGGAGAAAGTGGAACGGGCAAAGAGCTTTTTGCAAGAGCAATAAAGAATCTAAGCCAAAGAGAAAATCAGAGATTTATAACTATAAATTGTGCTGCTATTCCTGATTCTTTGATAGAGAGTGAGCTATTTGGCTATGAAAAAGGGAGCTTTACAGGAGCTCTAAACAGTGGGAAACTAGGACTTTTTAAAGAAGCGGATAAAGGAACTTTATTTCTGGATGAAATAGGAGAACTATCCCTTGCAACCCAGGCTAAACTGCTAAGAGTATTGCAAGAAGGAGTGGTTAGAAGAATAGGAAGCAGTAAAGAAGAAAAAGTCGATGTGAGAATAATTTGTGCAACTCATAGAAATTTGGAAGAAATGATTGAAAAAGGAATGTTTAGAGAGGATTTATACTATAGGCTTAATGTTATACCTTTAGAGATTCCACCTCTGCGTGATAGAAAAGAAGATATTCCACTTCTGGTTAGTTATTTCGTACAAAAAATGAATAAAAAGCTTAATAAATCTGTTGGAAGTACTAGTATGGTTTTTTTGGAAAGACTTATGAGCTATGAATATACAGGAAACATAAGAGAACTAGAAAATATTATGGAAAGAGCTATGAATTTATGTGAAGGGGCCATACTTTCAGAGGAACATCTAATGCTAAATCCTGCCAAAGAAAAGGATAATGAAAAAGCATTTGAAATTAAAAGAAGCGAAGTTTCATTAAAGAAACAATTGGAAGATATAGAAAGACAAATATTATTAAGTAATATGGAAACTGATATGAGTATAAGAAAAACAGCAAAAAAACTTGGACTTTCTCATACTGCACTAATTAATAAATTAAAAAAGTATAATTTGAAAATGTAA
- the leuS gene encoding leucine--tRNA ligase, translated as MEKYNHKPIEKKWQDIWEEKGVFHASNDSDKEKFYPLVEFPYPSGQGLHVGHPRSYTALDVVARRRRLDGYNVLYPIGWDAFGLPTENYAIKNKIHPKIVTKDNIANFKRQLMSLGISFDWSREINTTDEGYYKWTQWIFIQLFNKGLAYKNKMPINWCNSCKVGLANEEVIQGTCERCGGEVVRKEKNQWMLKITEYADRLIDDLDLVNYIERVKIQQKNWIGRSYGMEIKFPVDDTSLTVFTTRPDTIYGATYMVISPEHPIIQEKSHKIQNLDEVLAYKEEAAKKSEFERTEVNTEKTGVRVLGLDAVNPLTKQNIPLFVSDYVLMTYGTGAIMAVPGHDTRDHEFAKVFNLPIVEVVSGGNVQEEAFTDIDNGTIVNSPIIDGLSVKEAKEKISEYIEAQGLGTKKVNFKLRDWVFSRQRYWGEPIPLVYCEKCGWVPLPDSELPLTLPEVESYEPTDDGESPLSKITDWVNTTCPCCSGPAQRETDTMPQWAGSSWYFLRYADPDNNEELASKKALDYWMPVDWYNGGMEHTTLHLLYSRFWHKVLYDIGVVTNPEPYAKRTSHGMILGENNEKMSKSRGNVVNPDEIVEEYGADTFRMYEMFIGDFEKSVPWSSLGIKGCRRFIERTWKLQEMIREEDIFSEKIESSLHKTIKKVTEDYETLKFNTAIAAMMSLINEIYDMGGITKKDYRTFLILLNPVAPHVTEELWQLMGFDGFLNEAPWPKYDESKLVESTIEIPVQINGKVRGKIVVAANISQDEVITMAKSDLVVKDMLDGKEIKKIIYVPGKILNIVV; from the coding sequence TTGGAAAAATATAATCATAAGCCTATAGAAAAAAAATGGCAGGATATCTGGGAAGAAAAAGGCGTATTTCATGCATCAAATGATTCAGATAAAGAGAAGTTTTATCCTCTTGTAGAGTTTCCTTATCCATCAGGGCAAGGACTGCATGTAGGTCATCCTAGATCATATACTGCACTTGATGTTGTTGCTAGAAGAAGAAGATTGGATGGATATAATGTACTTTATCCTATCGGTTGGGATGCATTTGGCCTTCCTACAGAAAACTATGCAATCAAAAACAAAATTCATCCTAAAATAGTTACAAAGGACAATATAGCTAACTTTAAAAGACAGCTTATGTCTCTTGGAATATCTTTTGACTGGTCAAGAGAAATAAATACTACTGATGAAGGGTATTATAAATGGACTCAGTGGATATTTATTCAGCTTTTCAACAAAGGTCTAGCTTACAAAAATAAAATGCCTATAAATTGGTGTAACAGCTGTAAAGTTGGCCTTGCAAATGAAGAAGTTATCCAAGGAACTTGTGAGCGCTGTGGCGGAGAAGTCGTACGTAAAGAAAAAAATCAGTGGATGCTTAAGATTACTGAGTATGCAGATAGATTGATTGATGATTTAGATTTGGTTAATTATATAGAAAGAGTTAAGATTCAGCAGAAAAACTGGATTGGTCGTTCATATGGAATGGAGATTAAATTCCCAGTAGACGATACTAGCTTAACTGTATTTACTACAAGACCAGATACTATATATGGAGCTACATATATGGTAATTTCTCCTGAGCATCCTATAATTCAGGAAAAAAGCCACAAAATTCAAAACTTAGATGAAGTTCTTGCATATAAAGAAGAAGCTGCTAAAAAATCTGAGTTTGAAAGAACTGAAGTAAACACTGAAAAAACAGGTGTAAGAGTCTTAGGCTTAGATGCTGTAAATCCTCTTACAAAACAAAATATTCCGCTTTTTGTTTCTGATTATGTTCTTATGACATATGGAACAGGAGCTATAATGGCAGTGCCAGGTCATGATACAAGAGACCATGAATTTGCAAAGGTATTTAATCTTCCTATAGTTGAGGTAGTATCAGGTGGTAATGTTCAGGAAGAAGCCTTTACTGATATAGATAATGGTACTATTGTAAATTCACCGATTATAGATGGACTTTCTGTTAAAGAAGCTAAAGAAAAGATATCTGAGTATATAGAAGCTCAGGGACTTGGAACTAAAAAAGTAAACTTTAAATTAAGAGACTGGGTATTTTCTAGACAAAGATACTGGGGAGAGCCTATTCCACTTGTGTATTGTGAAAAATGTGGTTGGGTCCCACTTCCTGATAGTGAGCTACCGCTTACACTACCAGAGGTAGAATCTTATGAACCGACAGATGATGGAGAGTCACCTCTTTCTAAAATCACTGATTGGGTAAACACTACCTGTCCTTGTTGTAGCGGACCAGCGCAAAGAGAGACTGACACTATGCCTCAGTGGGCTGGCTCATCATGGTATTTCTTAAGATATGCAGACCCTGACAATAATGAGGAGCTAGCTTCTAAAAAAGCTCTTGATTACTGGATGCCAGTAGATTGGTACAATGGAGGAATGGAGCATACTACGCTTCACCTTCTATATTCACGTTTCTGGCATAAAGTTCTATATGATATAGGTGTAGTTACAAACCCTGAACCATATGCAAAGAGAACTTCTCATGGAATGATTCTAGGTGAAAACAACGAAAAAATGTCCAAATCAAGAGGCAATGTTGTTAATCCGGATGAAATAGTAGAAGAGTATGGTGCTGACACCTTTAGAATGTATGAAATGTTCATTGGAGACTTTGAAAAGAGTGTACCATGGTCATCTCTAGGAATCAAAGGCTGTAGACGTTTTATAGAGCGTACTTGGAAGCTTCAAGAAATGATTAGAGAGGAAGACATATTCTCTGAAAAAATAGAATCTAGCTTGCACAAGACTATCAAAAAAGTGACAGAGGATTATGAAACTCTAAAATTCAACACAGCCATAGCGGCTATGATGTCATTGATAAATGAAATTTATGATATGGGTGGAATAACTAAAAAGGACTATCGAACATTCTTGATTTTATTAAATCCAGTTGCTCCTCACGTTACTGAAGAACTATGGCAGCTTATGGGATTTGATGGATTCTTAAATGAAGCTCCTTGGCCAAAATATGATGAATCAAAGCTTGTAGAGTCTACTATAGAGATACCTGTTCAGATTAATGGAAAGGTAAGAGGCAAGATAGTAGTAGCAGCAAACATATCTCAAGATGAAGTAATCACAATGGCAAAATCTGATTTAGTTGTAAAAGATATGCTAGACGGAAAAGAAATTAAGAAAATAATTTATGTTCCAGGAAAAATATTAAATATAGTTGTATAA
- a CDS encoding TetR/AcrR family transcriptional regulator → MQETTLDKIKQISINLFNEKSYEGTSLKDIFNLIGISAPSFYYYYSSKKDLYIELIKDAEELHRKAFMEVLEKGKAKSSKQQLEALIKQYWVFKAENPDVANFLARNALFPPFEFREEIWAMLKEQYIKYHEFVQEIVTNGMETNEINQEVSVDYIVKMFFQMLIGSYINVSAPTKDSLDDKVNFSLQVLFDGIGA, encoded by the coding sequence ATGCAAGAAACAACTCTAGACAAAATCAAGCAAATATCGATTAATTTATTTAACGAAAAGAGCTACGAAGGAACTAGCTTAAAAGATATTTTCAACTTGATTGGAATATCTGCACCTTCTTTTTATTACTATTATTCATCTAAAAAAGATTTATATATAGAGCTGATTAAGGATGCAGAAGAACTTCACAGGAAAGCGTTTATGGAGGTTTTGGAAAAAGGCAAAGCAAAATCAAGCAAACAACAGCTAGAGGCACTTATAAAGCAGTACTGGGTATTTAAAGCAGAAAATCCAGATGTAGCCAATTTTTTAGCTAGGAACGCACTTTTTCCTCCTTTTGAATTTAGAGAGGAAATCTGGGCTATGCTGAAAGAGCAATATATTAAATATCATGAATTTGTTCAAGAAATAGTAACAAATGGAATGGAAACTAATGAGATAAACCAAGAGGTTTCGGTGGATTATATTGTAAAAATGTTTTTTCAAATGCTAATTGGCAGTTATATTAATGTAAGTGCCCCCACAAAAGATTCTCTAGATGATAAAGTTAATTTCAGTCTCCAAGTATTGTTCGATGGTATAGGTGCATAA
- the trhA gene encoding PAQR family membrane homeostasis protein TrhA, with protein MPKILKKIKDPVSCLTHMAGAIASIVGMIFLILLAVREGTPWHIVGFSIFGASLILLYSASTIYHMLDISDRVNLILRKVDHMMIFVLIAGTYTPICITALRGGLGWTLLVVIWTAGILGMILKGVWMNAPRWLSTLIYAVMGWMIILAIYPLAKAIPAQGTVFLVMGGLFYTIGAVIYGLKWPKINFKYFGFHEIFHIFVLAGSLSHFFMMYYVI; from the coding sequence GTGCCTAAGATTTTAAAAAAAATAAAAGATCCTGTTAGTTGTCTTACACATATGGCAGGAGCTATAGCATCAATAGTTGGGATGATTTTTCTCATTTTATTAGCTGTTAGAGAAGGAACTCCATGGCATATAGTTGGATTTTCAATTTTTGGAGCTAGCTTAATTTTGCTTTACAGCGCTAGTACAATTTATCATATGCTAGATATCTCAGATAGAGTCAATTTGATACTTCGAAAGGTAGATCATATGATGATATTTGTGCTTATTGCAGGTACTTATACACCTATATGCATAACAGCTCTTAGAGGTGGACTTGGATGGACACTGCTTGTTGTAATTTGGACAGCTGGAATTTTAGGGATGATTTTAAAGGGTGTGTGGATGAATGCACCTAGATGGTTATCTACTCTTATTTATGCTGTAATGGGTTGGATGATTATACTTGCTATTTATCCACTAGCAAAAGCTATACCTGCTCAAGGTACAGTATTTTTGGTTATGGGAGGACTCTTCTATACTATAGGCGCAGTAATTTATGGCTTGAAATGGCCAAAGATTAATTTCAAGTATTTCGGATTTCATGAAATATTTCATATTTTTGTATTAGCTGGTAGCTTAAGTCATTTTTTTATGATGTATTATGTCATATAA
- a CDS encoding helix-turn-helix domain-containing protein, protein MDNITTLTPGDILRKIRKELGFKQHELAADDITRNLISLIENNRATLNRGNAEILVRNMNSLCKARGIDIELEFRDLFIPGIYDAKSKARGYMDYLKEATYNNYKIPNDKIDEIALFVSKWDLQPQNTYIYELIAKYYLEHNDIPTSYSYYIKTFENAVKIDKNPMIVLNLAPRVMDVCVHLGRTNDALQIGKIAQAHCFSEDMKCMIPIWYKLASINYNNKNYDEASKHLTQLDKYLEVSESSRIVDINILKILVCIENKNYKKALEILNTTEALIQNEDEIEDLLNSMKVKIFTLKSNKKSVQKEIDILDDHLSSLKYIPAYISDISINMAFGYTYLKNISKANEYLKTALSFALKNKDRISYKKILEFICDNEANFVDILEEVINNKSDKLANFLNERDLISLMKLLNKNQKFDLSNKILLQYKV, encoded by the coding sequence ATGGATAATATAACTACACTTACGCCAGGGGATATTCTAAGAAAAATAAGAAAAGAGCTTGGATTCAAGCAGCATGAATTAGCTGCTGATGATATAACTAGAAACTTGATTAGTCTTATAGAAAACAACCGTGCTACCTTAAATAGAGGTAACGCTGAGATTTTGGTTAGAAATATGAATAGTCTATGCAAAGCTAGAGGTATAGATATCGAGCTTGAATTTAGAGATTTATTCATTCCTGGTATTTATGATGCAAAAAGTAAGGCTAGAGGTTATATGGATTATCTTAAGGAAGCCACTTATAATAACTACAAAATTCCTAATGATAAAATTGATGAAATAGCTTTATTTGTAAGCAAATGGGATCTTCAGCCTCAAAACACTTATATCTATGAGCTAATTGCAAAGTATTATCTAGAACACAATGATATCCCAACAAGCTATTCGTATTATATAAAAACATTTGAAAATGCAGTTAAAATAGATAAAAATCCTATGATAGTTTTAAATCTTGCTCCTAGGGTTATGGATGTATGTGTACATTTAGGAAGAACAAATGACGCGCTTCAAATAGGTAAGATAGCTCAAGCCCATTGTTTTTCTGAAGATATGAAATGTATGATTCCTATATGGTATAAGCTTGCTTCTATAAACTATAATAATAAAAATTACGATGAAGCATCTAAGCATTTGACTCAATTAGATAAATATCTAGAAGTGTCTGAATCATCGAGAATTGTAGATATTAATATTTTAAAAATTCTAGTATGTATAGAAAACAAAAACTATAAGAAGGCTTTAGAAATTCTAAATACTACAGAGGCTCTTATCCAAAACGAGGATGAAATAGAAGACCTTCTTAATTCAATGAAAGTAAAAATATTTACACTTAAGAGCAATAAAAAAAGTGTTCAAAAAGAAATTGATATCCTAGATGACCACCTCAGCTCTTTAAAATATATTCCAGCCTACATTTCAGATATTTCTATTAATATGGCTTTTGGGTATACTTATTTAAAAAATATATCTAAAGCAAACGAGTATCTTAAAACAGCTCTATCCTTTGCTCTGAAAAATAAAGATAGAATATCATATAAAAAGATACTAGAATTTATTTGTGACAATGAAGCTAATTTTGTTGATATCTTAGAAGAAGTAATTAATAATAAATCAGATAAACTAGCTAATTTTTTAAACGAGAGAGATTTAATCTCCCTAATGAAGCTATTAAATAAAAATCAAAAATTTGACTTATCAAATAAAATTTTACTTCAATATAAGGTATAA
- a CDS encoding GlsB/YeaQ/YmgE family stress response membrane protein gives MGIIAWIILGALAGWIASKFTGNDASMGAFGNIIAGIVGASVGGFVFGMIGGQGVTGFNIWSLFVAVVGAVIVLSIINMVKR, from the coding sequence ATGGGAATTATTGCTTGGATTATTTTAGGTGCTCTTGCAGGTTGGATAGCTAGTAAATTTACTGGTAATGATGCTAGTATGGGAGCGTTTGGTAATATTATCGCAGGTATTGTAGGAGCTTCTGTAGGAGGCTTTGTATTCGGTATGATAGGTGGACAGGGAGTTACTGGATTTAATATATGGAGCTTGTTTGTAGCAGTGGTTGGTGCAGTAATAGTACTGTCTATTATAAATATGGTAAAAAGATAG
- a CDS encoding tryptophan transporter has product MKTKNMILTALFLAIGFILHSSVPGIFGMKFDLFLAFMFLSIVIYPTLQNALLAGAVGGMITALTTTFPGGQLPNFIDKMVTALIVYLMIKAMASLKNDKLKMAIIGLIGTAISGTVFLGSALFIVGLPAPFMVLFTSIVLPTSLTNMVITLVVYKACMVATKGRLQFS; this is encoded by the coding sequence ATGAAAACAAAAAACATGATTTTAACTGCACTTTTCTTAGCAATAGGCTTTATACTTCACTCTAGTGTACCTGGAATATTCGGAATGAAATTTGATTTATTCTTAGCATTTATGTTTTTAAGCATAGTTATTTACCCAACTTTGCAAAATGCACTTTTAGCTGGTGCAGTTGGTGGCATGATTACTGCTCTTACTACTACATTTCCTGGAGGCCAGCTTCCTAATTTTATAGATAAAATGGTTACAGCACTTATAGTTTATCTAATGATTAAAGCAATGGCTTCACTTAAAAACGATAAACTAAAGATGGCTATCATAGGGCTAATAGGTACTGCTATAAGCGGAACAGTATTTCTAGGAAGTGCACTATTTATAGTTGGTCTTCCTGCTCCATTTATGGTGTTATTTACTTCAATCGTGCTACCTACCTCACTTACTAATATGGTAATAACTCTTGTAGTATACAAGGCTTGTATGGTAGCAACTAAAGGCAGATTGCAATTTTCCTAA
- a CDS encoding metal-sensing transcriptional repressor produces MKDTKNDEIMPLLQEQKKPLVPRTEDEMVKLLSRLKKIEGQVRGLQKMVEDERYCIDILVQISAVNAALKKVGMQVLKRHTTHCVADAIKKDDSEETIDELMKTIELFMKI; encoded by the coding sequence ATGAAAGATACTAAAAATGATGAAATAATGCCGTTACTTCAAGAACAGAAAAAGCCTTTAGTCCCTAGAACAGAGGATGAAATGGTAAAACTTTTGTCTAGGCTAAAGAAAATAGAAGGTCAAGTAAGAGGCCTTCAGAAAATGGTAGAAGATGAGAGGTATTGCATAGATATACTTGTTCAGATATCAGCAGTAAATGCAGCGCTTAAAAAAGTTGGTATGCAGGTTTTAAAAAGGCATACAACACACTGCGTAGCAGATGCGATTAAAAAGGATGACTCTGAAGAGACTATAGATGAGCTTATGAAAACTATAGAATTATTTATGAAAATATAA
- a CDS encoding heavy metal translocating P-type ATPase — translation MSKKKVILGIDGMTCASCSAAIEKTLNKKEAVEANVNLAMEKASIEFDDSVIGLKEIEETIEKLGYTVVKNKVLLEVDGMTCAACSSIIEKVVGKLEGVYSVSVNLTTNTAQIEYNEKLISLDEIQKKMDKLGYPSRLKTDDKDKKAKQKDELVTKKAKLIISIILSLPLLYTMVGHMPWETNLPMPDILMNPWFQMLLATPVQFIIGGSFYVGAYKSLMNKSANMDVLIVIGTSAAYFYSVYEGLKSIGTHHMPHLYFETSAVLITLVLLGKYLESNAKGKTKEAIEKLLSLQAKEATVIREGKEIRLPLEEVKKGDVVVVKPGEKIPVDGIVISGNSSVDESMLTGESIPVEKSSGDEVIGATINKNGNFTFEATKVGKDTALAGIIKIVEEAQGSKAPIQRMADKISGVFVPVVVAIAFVAFLVWYFIADKGNFAHALEVAISVLVISCPCALGLATPTSIMVGTGKGAENGILFKGGEYLETTHKIDAVLLDKTGTVTKGKPEVTDYFEHEKGALAYIVSAEAKSEHPLADAIVLYGETKNINKLEISSFEAIPGKGLHAKVDDKDVLIGTRALMKMYDINIDSGEDEYVMLENEGKTVMFAAIDGKFSASIAVADTIKQSSKSAIEKIKKLGIAVYMVTGDNRRTANAIASQVGIENVYAEVLPEQKADVVKDLKDKGYKVAMVGDGINDAPALAFADIGMAIGTGSDVAIEAADVTLVGGDLDHIPKSIDLSRKTMRNIRQNLFWALFYNTIGIPVAAMGFLEPWVAGAAMAFSSVSVVSNALRLKKVKL, via the coding sequence ATGTCAAAGAAAAAAGTTATTTTAGGTATAGATGGTATGACCTGTGCTTCTTGCTCTGCAGCAATTGAAAAAACTCTAAATAAAAAAGAAGCCGTAGAAGCAAATGTTAATTTAGCAATGGAAAAAGCCTCTATTGAGTTTGACGATTCAGTGATAGGCTTAAAGGAAATAGAGGAGACAATTGAAAAGCTGGGCTACACTGTTGTGAAAAATAAGGTGCTATTAGAAGTAGATGGTATGACTTGTGCGGCTTGCTCTAGCATAATAGAAAAAGTAGTAGGTAAATTAGAAGGGGTATATTCAGTTTCTGTCAATCTCACTACTAATACAGCTCAGATTGAGTATAATGAAAAGCTTATAAGCTTAGATGAAATTCAAAAGAAAATGGATAAGCTAGGATATCCTTCAAGGCTGAAAACTGATGATAAAGATAAAAAGGCTAAACAAAAGGATGAACTTGTCACTAAAAAAGCCAAACTAATTATTTCGATAATCCTGTCTCTACCACTTTTATATACTATGGTAGGGCATATGCCTTGGGAAACAAATCTTCCTATGCCAGATATTCTTATGAACCCGTGGTTTCAGATGCTACTAGCTACCCCAGTTCAGTTTATTATTGGCGGGAGCTTTTATGTAGGCGCATATAAGTCGCTAATGAATAAAAGCGCAAACATGGATGTACTGATTGTAATAGGAACCTCGGCGGCATATTTTTACAGTGTATACGAAGGTTTAAAATCAATTGGGACACATCATATGCCTCATTTATATTTTGAGACTAGTGCTGTGCTTATTACTCTAGTGCTACTTGGCAAATATCTTGAAAGTAATGCAAAAGGAAAGACAAAAGAGGCTATTGAAAAACTACTTAGTCTTCAAGCTAAAGAGGCTACTGTCATAAGAGAAGGAAAAGAAATAAGACTTCCTCTTGAAGAAGTTAAAAAGGGAGATGTAGTAGTTGTAAAGCCAGGAGAAAAAATTCCTGTCGATGGTATAGTGATTTCAGGAAATAGCTCAGTAGATGAATCTATGCTTACTGGAGAATCTATTCCTGTTGAAAAAAGCTCTGGGGATGAAGTTATAGGTGCAACCATAAATAAAAATGGTAATTTTACCTTCGAAGCTACTAAGGTAGGAAAAGATACTGCTCTAGCTGGAATAATAAAAATAGTTGAGGAAGCTCAAGGTTCCAAAGCACCTATACAGAGAATGGCTGATAAAATATCAGGAGTATTTGTTCCTGTAGTAGTTGCTATTGCCTTTGTAGCATTTTTAGTATGGTATTTTATAGCAGACAAAGGGAATTTTGCTCATGCTCTAGAGGTTGCTATTTCAGTTCTTGTTATATCATGCCCATGCGCCCTAGGTCTTGCTACTCCTACTTCGATTATGGTTGGTACAGGCAAGGGAGCAGAAAACGGGATACTATTCAAAGGTGGAGAGTATCTCGAAACTACGCATAAGATAGATGCAGTACTTCTTGATAAAACAGGTACAGTGACAAAAGGAAAACCAGAGGTGACAGATTATTTTGAACATGAAAAAGGTGCTTTAGCTTATATAGTGTCAGCCGAAGCGAAATCTGAGCATCCTTTAGCAGATGCAATAGTTTTATATGGAGAGACTAAAAATATTAATAAGCTAGAAATAAGTAGCTTTGAAGCTATACCAGGCAAAGGCCTACATGCTAAAGTGGATGATAAAGATGTATTAATAGGAACAAGAGCTCTTATGAAAATGTATGACATCAATATTGATTCTGGTGAGGATGAATATGTCATGCTTGAAAACGAAGGAAAAACAGTGATGTTTGCAGCAATTGACGGGAAATTTTCAGCGAGCATTGCTGTTGCTGATACAATAAAGCAAAGCTCAAAATCAGCAATAGAAAAAATAAAAAAATTAGGGATTGCAGTGTATATGGTTACAGGAGATAATCGAAGAACTGCAAATGCAATAGCATCACAGGTAGGTATAGAAAATGTATACGCAGAGGTACTTCCTGAACAAAAAGCTGATGTAGTAAAAGATTTGAAAGATAAAGGATATAAAGTTGCTATGGTAGGAGATGGGATAAACGATGCTCCAGCTTTAGCTTTTGCAGATATAGGTATGGCTATAGGAACTGGCTCAGATGTAGCGATAGAAGCGGCAGATGTTACTCTAGTTGGAGGAGATTTAGATCATATACCAAAATCAATAGATTTAAGTAGAAAAACTATGAGGAATATAAGGCAGAATCTATTTTGGGCATTATTTTACAATACAATAGGAATTCCAGTTGCAGCAATGGGATTTTTAGAGCCTTGGGTAGCTGGGGCAGCTATGGCATTTAGTAGTGTTTCTGTTGTAAGCAATGCACTTCGTTTAAAAAAAGTTAAGCTATAG